The Candidatus Neomarinimicrobiota bacterium genome window below encodes:
- a CDS encoding NADH-quinone oxidoreductase subunit K, which yields MIVPLEHVVTLSLALFTVGVFGVLFRRNAITIFMSIELMLNAVNLA from the coding sequence ATGATTGTACCTCTGGAACATGTCGTTACCCTGAGCCTAGCGCTCTTTACAGTGGGTGTGTTTGGAGTTCTTTTTCGCCGAAATGCCATCACGATCTTCATGTCCATCGAGCTAATGCTGAACGCGGTCAATCTGGC